From Bacillota bacterium, one genomic window encodes:
- a CDS encoding cadherin-like beta sandwich domain-containing protein has protein sequence MRRVSKSLTALLTICAMLFALLPATVFAAAPAMISLNVSAGVFEPAFNPDQDNAKLFVDYKTDNITLTPAADGTISINDQSVPSGSASAPISIQYGYTQIPISIKNDGGTKTYTVTVYRPNVPDL, from the coding sequence ATGAGAAGAGTGTCAAAAAGTTTAACTGCTTTGCTGACGATTTGTGCAATGCTTTTTGCATTGCTGCCGGCAACTGTTTTCGCAGCAGCACCTGCAATGATTTCCTTGAACGTATCAGCAGGCGTTTTTGAACCCGCATTCAATCCTGATCAGGACAATGCAAAGCTTTTTGTCGATTATAAAACCGACAATATTACACTGACGCCGGCTGCAGACGGCACGATTTCGATCAACGATCAGTCTGTTCCCAGCGGTTCAGCAAGTGCACCTATTTCAATTCAATATGGGTACACACAAATACCTATCAGCATTAAAAATGATGGCGGGACAAAAACATACACGGTTACAGTCTATCGTCCTAATGTGCCAGATCTG